One Megalops cyprinoides isolate fMegCyp1 chromosome 4, fMegCyp1.pri, whole genome shotgun sequence genomic window carries:
- the LOC118776447 gene encoding protein C9orf135-like encodes MHYSKATLVSNWHRTREAEPKDYDLTACPEGEKSLHRSTYKHFGTCTNTGWTTTTEDQLSHWNLQRQHEVMNTRRSMVQTDLFQSVVLDRETMRPKTGYNAVLPRHRTGHNQMDLRTTYGLDYLSPHVYSKKEIKVMQDQPDGAAMFRKRVSQFTDTADYHRSGRNTWQDESGVYGPREAGIQASQPTNPICQQSGAP; translated from the exons ATGCATTACAGCAAAGCTACGCTTGTTTCAAACTG GCACAGGACCCGTGAGGCCGAGCCAAAGGACTATGATTTAACAGCGTGTCCAGAAGGAGAAAAGTCGTTACATAGATCAACCTACAAACATTTTGGAACCTGTACCAACACT GGCTGGACCACTACTACGGAAGACCAGCTGTCGCACTGGAATCTTCAGAGACAGCACGAGGTCATGAACACGCGGAGATCAATGGTGCAGACAGATCTTTTCCAGTCTGTAGTCTTGGACAG GGAGACGATGCGACCGAAGACAGGATATAATGCAGTCTTGCCACGTCACCGTACTGGCCACAACCAGAT GGACTTGAGGACCACATATGGCCTGGATTATCTATCTCCTCATGTctacagcaaaaaagaaatt AAGGTGATGCAGGACCAACCGGATGGTGCTGCCATGTTCAGGAAGCGCGTGTCCCAGTTCACGGACACAGCGGATTACCATCGTTCAGGCCGGAACACGTGGCAGGATGAAAGTGGGGTGTACGGACCCAGAGAAGCTGGGATCCAGGCCTCCCAGCCCACCAACCCCATCTGCCAACAGAGTGGCGCCCCCTGA